Below is a window of Verrucomicrobiota bacterium DNA.
TCGGCTTGCTGGTTTCGCGGAGATCCTTCAGGAGGTTGCGAAGCGAGGCTGCCTTCTCGAAATCAAGCTTCTCGGCGGCCTTTTCCATTTCCTCTTCCAGCGAGGCGGTCATCTCCCTCGATTTTCCCTCAAGCACCTCGCAGGCCTTCTCAACGCGAATCTTGTACTCCTCGCGCGAGATACGCGCGATGCAGGGTGCCGAGCAGTTCTTGATGACATGGTCGAGGCAATGCTTGAAATCCCTCTCGGTGGGCTCCAGCGGACGGCAGGAGCGGAGGCCAAACTGCTTCTTGATGGCTTGCAGTGAGGTGCGGAGGGCGCCGGCATTGGCAAAGGGGCCGAAGTAGCGGGCACCATCTTCTTTTCGGAAGCGCACCAATTCAAAGCGAGGAATCGCATCCGCCACCTGCACTCTAACCATGATGAAGCGCTTGTCATCCCGGAAGCTGATGTTGTACTTCGGGCGCCATTCCTTGATTAGCTTTCCCTCGAAGAGCACCGCCTCGGCATCGCTCTTGACGAGATGCCATTCATAGTCGGCCGTGCTGTCAATCAGGGCCCGAGTCTTCAGATCCACCCGGTTCCGGCTGGATGGGGTGAAATAGTTAGAGAGACGGCGGCGCAGATCACGGGCCTTCCCGACGTAGATGATCTTGGCGAACCGGTCGCGGATCACATAAACGCCGGGCTTGTGAGGCACCTCACGGAGCTTGCGGTGCAGTGCGCTGGCCCGTGAGAGAGGGTTAGAGGCAGGGAGATGGTCGACTGTTCCTGACACAAGAGAAAGCTTATACCAATCACCATCAGAAATGACACTCTACGGCTGGTTTTTTTGGCGTGTAGCAGTGTCGTCATCGCTCTGGTTACCAGAAGGTAGCCATCACTCTTCCTCCGCGCCACCCACCAAAACTCCTTCGCCGCTATAGTGCCCTTTCTTCCTGTGATTGGTATTAGCACGAGAAAAGCCGAAATGGGTATCGGTTATGGGAAATGGGTGATGGGGCCGGGGATCTTCGACCCTATTGCCTATTCCCTATTTCCTATCCCCGGAGGGTCCGCCAACCTTGACCTCGCAAAAGGGTTGCGGTTTTCTAAATGTTTCACCGTACGACATGATTTCCATCACCATTCCGATCTACAATGAACACGGGGCCATCGAGGCTCTTTTTGCAAAGATCAAGGAGGTGATGGACCGTCTCGGACGCCGCTACGAGGTGATCTTTGTGAATGACGGCAGCACGGATGGCAGTGGAGTGATGCTGGACGGCCTGGCCGCAAAAAATCCGGAAGCCAAGGTGGTTCACTTCAGGCGTAATTTCGGCCAGACGGCCGCGATGATGGCCGGGTTCGACCATGCCTCGGGGGACGTGATCATCCCGATGGACGGGGATTACCAGAACGATCCTGAGGATATCCCCAAGATGCTGGCCAAGCTGGAGGAGGGCTATGATGTCTGCTCCGGATGGAGGCGTGACCGCCAGGATAGCGCCATTCAACGCAATCTGCCTAGCATGCTGGCCAACAAGCTCATCTCCGCGCTCTCCGGGGTGAAGCTCCATGACTTCGGATGCTCGCTCAAGGCCTACCGGGCGGAGGTAGTCAAGGATGTCAGGCTCTATGGTGAGATGCACCGCTTCCTGCCGATCTACGCGAAGTGGCATGGAGCCCGCATCACCGAGATCCCGGTCAATCATTTCGCCCGCACCACCGGCAGCTCGAAATACGGGCTCGAGCGCGTCCTGAAGGTCATCCTGGATCTGGTCACGGTTAAGTTCCTGGACAAGTACATGATGAAGCCGATGTACCTCTTCGGTCTCTGGGGATGTATTTTCTTTGTGGCCTCGGCTGTGTTCGGGGTTCTGACGCTCTGGATGCGGTACAAGGGATATTACTTCACGGCGACTCCTCTTCCGATGATGACAGTATTCTCCTTCATGACGGGAATTCTCTGTGTCTTGCTGGGCCTGCTGGCCGAGATGATCACCCGCACCTTCCACGAAAGTCAGAATAAGTCGATCTACCTGGTAAAGCAGACCAGGAATTTTCCGCAAAGCTGATGTGCGGGATCGCGGGATTCGTCGCCTCCCGTGGCACGGGTGACAGAGAGGTTCTGGAACGAATGACCCGGGCGCTGGCCCATCGTGGACCTGATGCTGAAGGGTATTTTATTGATGAGGAACGAGGAATGCATCTCGGACACCGCCGTCTTGCCATTGTCGATCTCTCCGGAGGAGCGCAGCCGATGGCGACATCAGGTGGTGATTTGGTGATCGTTTTCAACGGTGAGATCTACAATCACCGTGAGCTGAGGGCTCAGCTTCAGTCCAAGGGATATTTGTTCCAGAGCGATCATTCCGACACGGAGGTCCTGCTCGAGGGTTACCGTGAGTGGGGTGAGGGGATGTTGGAGCGCCTGAACGGCATGTTTGCCTTTGCCATTTTCGACAAAGTTCACAACAAACTTTTCATAGCCCGCGATCGCTTAGGGAAAAAACCGCTCTACTGGTTTCAAAAAGATGGCGTCTTTGCCTTTGCCTCGGAGTTGACGGCACTAATGCGTCATCCGTCTTCACCGAGAAACGAGTCAGCCATCGCCCTAAAAAAATACTTCGCCTACGGATATATCCCGGCACCCCACTCGGTGATCGAGGGGATTGGCAAGCTCCCGGGAGGCTGGTGCGGCACGCTCGATCTTGTGAGCGGCCAATGGGTTTCGCGCAAGTGGTGGGAGTTCCGGTTGGAGCCCTCTGCTTCTGAACCTACAAATGCCCAGTGTGGTATTTGGGCCGAAGAGTTGCTTGAGAAATTAAATGGGGCCGTCAAGCGGCGCCTGATGGCCGATGTCCCGCTCGGGGTTTTTCTGAGCGGAGGGATTGATTCCTCAGCGATCGCGGCTCTAGCGGCCAGGCATCTGCCGGCGGGGCGCCTACGGACATTTAGTGTTGGGTTCACTGATCCCAGCTTCGACGAGCTCCCCTACGCCCGCGAGGCTGCTGCCTTCATCGGGTCTGTCCATGAATCCGAGATTCTCGATCTCGCACGCGCTAGGGAGCTGATCCCAGGTCTGCTGGCACGACTGGATGAGCCGATGGGGGACGGGTCCCTGTTGCCTACTTGGCTCCTCTGCGGATTCACTAGAAGGCATGTCACCGTGGCTCTCGGTGGAGATGGAGGCGACGAGCTCTTTGCCGGCTATGATCCCTTCAAGGCCCTCCATGCCGCTGACCTCTACTCGAGTTTGGTTCCTCGGGCCCTCCATCCGGCGATCCGTATGCTGGCTGCGCGCCTGCCGGTCTCGCATGCCAATATCAGCCTCGATTTCAAGATCAAGCGGATGCTCCGCGGGCTCTCCTATGACGAGAGGCTTCGCCTGCCGGTCTGGATGGGCCCCCTGGAGCCGAGGCAAATCGACGAGTACTTCGGAGACCACACGCCACCCGAGGAGCTCTTCAGTGAGGCAATCGCGGCATGGGAATCGGCAGGTGAGCATGCCGATCCGGTGGACAGGGCCTCTCAATTCTTCACCCGCCTCTATTTGCAGGATGACATTCTGGCCAAGGTGGACCGAGCCAGCATGCTCCACGGGCTCGAGGCCCGTTCTCCGTTTCTGGATCTCGAGGTTGTCGATTTCGCCCGCAAGCTCCCTCACACGGTAAAGCTGCGCGGCGGGACGACCAAGTGGATCCTCAAGAAGGCTCTGGAGCCTGTTCTTCCAGCCTCGATTCTCTACCGGAAAAAGAAAGGATTCGGCACGCCCCTCGGGCAGTGGTTCCGCGAGGGGGGGCTTGTGCCGGAAATTCCCGGAGGGATAGCCGGAAATTTTGTGGAGAGGGCTTTGCGTTCCCACCGGGCGGGTCGCGGCGATGAGAGGCTCTTTCTCTGGTGCCAGCATGTTCTTGGGGAGTGGAGGAAAGCCGTTGCTGCCCGATGAGAATCCTGATCCTCAACTACGAGCATCCTCCCATCGGGGGTGGAGGCGGCAGGCTCGCGGCAAAAGTCGGTGCGGGATTGGTCGCTCGCGGGCATCAAGTCAGAGTGCTGACCGCAGGGATGCCTCATCTTCCCCCTGAGTCTGTTGAGCAGGGAATGGAGATCCGTAGGCTCAGAGCCTTTCGCAAGCGTGAGGATACATGCAGTGTGCCGGAGATGGCAGCTTGGGTGGCATTGGCAATTCCCGCCGCCATAGCCGAAGTGCGTCGATGGAAGCCGGATGTGATTCATGCCCACTTCGCCGTTCCAACAGGGGCCGTTGCGTGGGTAGCCAGCAAGTTGACGGGTGTTCCCTATGTTCTGACGGCTCATCTGGGGGATGTGCCGGGAGGTGTGCCCGAGCAGACAGGTAGACTCTTTCGCTGGATTAAGCCTTTCACCGTCCCGATCTGGAAAGACGCGGCAGCTACCACAGCAGTCAGCAGCTTTGTAGCAGGACTTGCTGAGAAGGCCTACGGACGCTTACCGCAGATCATTCTCAATGGGATGGAGATGTCAGCTCCACCTACTTTGGAGGTCCATGAACCCACACGGCTCCTCATGGCCGGCAGGATGAGCGTTCAAAAGAATCCACTCCTGACGGTTCAGGCCTTGGGACTTCTCAAGGATCTTTCCTGGCTCTGCACGATGATCGGGGATGGCCCTCTGCTTGCCGAGGTGAAGGCTGAGGCTGTTCGCCTAGGAATCTTGGAGAGGATTGATTTCCGGGGATGGGCTTCGGCCGAGGAGGTCAGCGCGGCCATGGGGAACGCTGATATTCTGCTAATTCCATCCCTCTCTGAGGGTTTGCCTATGGTGGCTGTTGAGGCCTTGGCTCACGGGCTGGCTATTGTCGGTAGCCGGATTGGAGGCCTTGCGGATGTGGCTCATGAGACCGAAGAGCATGCGAATGCACGGCTTTTCGAGCTGGCGCAAGGAGCGGAAGGATTTGCCGCTGCGTTGCAACCTCTTCTTCTCAACTCGGCCGCCTTGATGAAGGCACGTACTGCCTCTCTGTCGATGGCTGCCCAGTTTGATATCAAGCACTCCCTCGATCAGTATCAGCAGTTACTGATCAGTGCGGTGCGTTAAGGAACCGGCGGTTTTTTAAGAGGCAGAAGTGATCTTTGATTGAGGGTATAAATTTCCACCTCCTCGTCCGAGGCAACCAAGGTGCAATGCTCCTTGATGTAGGCATAGGTTTCGGAGGCCCAGTTTTGAAAGCGCGAGGACTCGGTATCATTCACTTTTCCTGTGCCAATGACGATCACAGTCGGGTGGAAACGCTCGATGTTGAGTTTGGCCTGATCAAAGAACTGCCGCGAAGGAAGGGCATTGTCTGCATACAGGTTGTACTCATAGGAGGGTCGGTCGGTCATGAAGTTGACCATCGGGAAATAAGGGTAGCAGACGACATAGTCACCCGGCTTGGAATGGCTGAGGATTGTATCGCGCAGCAGCGTATCGCGGGTGAGTTCCTGCGGATTCAGTTTCACATGGACGCCGTTCAGGGCCGTAAATTCAAGATGCCTCTTCCGAGATGCGGCGATGCTTCCTGCGCTGTCTGTCTGCCAGCCTTTGATGGCATAGAGTCCGAGATCAAGGGCTGCAGGAAGCATGATCAGAACAAGCAGGAGGCGTTTTCCTGACGTGGAGTTCCGCCAAGCTGAGGTCGCAAGCCAGAGTCCGATAACCAGCGTTACCATGAAGGGGACCATGAACTCCGCCAAGTGCACCATGTCGGGTCGCCAGAAGAAGTACTGGGGGAAGAGCACAAGGGCACTGCCCGTGGAGACAAGGAGAATGCCTCCGCTTTGCCAACATCCAAGACTGCGTGAAATCCAGGAACTGAGGATGGAGAAAAGTCCCCAACCGATGAAGAGAAGCGCTACAGGGACCGGCAGGTAAATCAAGAGGGCGAAGACCCGGTCTTTGAATTTAGGCGCGTGGAGGATGTCGCTCAGGGGAGGACGTTTCAGGCTGACATCGTTGTAGGATCCGGAAGAGGAGGAATCGTTCTCCTCATGGGAGACGGGAGTAGGGGAAGGGGAAGTTTGAGCGGATGGGGATTCGTTACTAATCGCGGAATGCGCCGGCGTGATGGTTGGCACATTCCGGGGTTTTGAGAGCTGACGCGCGAGTTGACAGGCGCCGTTTCTGATCATTGATGGCCAGACCCAATACTGTTGCGCAAATTGCGGACCGAATCCGCGTTGGATGGCATCCCGGTAAACCGGTCCCTGGATGGCCAAAAAAGATCCGATAAGAATGAGGATGGCAATCGCCGCACTACCCAGTCGGCGCAAAAACCCAGGCTCCGGTTTGAGAAGATAGAGAAGCGCCGTGAGCAGAAAGAGGATGCTTTGAAAGAACCCGAGATCAATTCTGATAAGCCACGCGAGTGAGATGGAAACTCCGGCCGCGATCATCCAGAGCAGTTGGAGCGGTCGGACCAGCCTCTTGTATGAAGGGATGAGAAAGACCCCGAGAATGGTGAGCATTCCCAGAATGCCGAGCAGTCCCATGTAATTCCTGCCGATGACTCCAGGCATAAGGAACACGAGGAGTCCTGTTCCCACGGCGATCAGACCCTTCCGCGTAACTAATCGGATGGTGAAGTAAGCGCTCAGGCCGGAGAGGGTGCCAAGAAGGAAAAAGTAAGTCCTCAGAACAAGATAGTTCGGCCCGGCCAACTTGAAGAGCCAAGCGATGGGATAAAACCACCCGACATTGTATCCCAGAAATGTGTCCACGATCGGGCGCTCCCCGGCATTCAGGCGCTGGGCTACGACAGCTGCTACACCTTCCTCTCCGCTTAGCATCAGGCCGCATCTCCAGTAAAAGGCGTAGTAACAGAGCGCAGCGATCACCAGGAGTGCTACTTCCCATGACGGGGAGAGTGTATCGTGGGTGCCTTGCTTCGCATGGCTGCTTAGATCAGTCATCAGGGGATGTTCCGGGAGGGATGGGTTTCCGAAAAGAGCTTTTTTGACCTAATACCAATCACCATCAGAAATGACGCTCTACGGCTGGTTCTTTTGGCGTGTAGCAGTGTCGTCATCGCTCTGGTTACCTGAAGGTAGCCATCACTCTTCCTCCGTGCCACCCACCAAAACTCCTTCGCCGCTATAGTGCCATTTCTTCCTGTGATTGGTATCACTACTAAACTTAACGGTTTTATAAGAGAGTCTTTGAGTAAGATTGGGTAAGTGGCTAGAAAATAGGTTCGCCTCATTCTTCTTCATGTCCGCGCACTCCACCCCCACGATTCTCGACCGGATTCTTGCAGATGTGCAGGAAGAGATCTCCGATGCGAAGCGCTTGCGCTCCGAGGCTGACCTGCGTGCAATGATCGCCGATGCGCCACCGGTACGCTCTCTTCCGGATGCGTTAGTACAAAACTTCGGACTGATCGCGGAAATCAAGGCCTGCTCTCCCAGTGTGGGAGCCATGAGGCTGGAGAATGTCGCCGAGGCACCCGATGCCTATGAAGAGAGCTCGGTGGTGAGAGCCCTTTCCGTACTGACAAACAGTCGTTACTTCGGCGGCAACATGGAACGACTGCAGGAGATTCGAGCTAGGGTCTCCAAGCCTGTCCTTCGAAAAGATTTCATGGTCAGCGAATACCAGATCCGTGAGGCCCGTGCTTTCGGCGCCGATGCGATCCTGCTCATGGCCAGTGTGCTTGATGCGCCAAGGCTCAAGGGGTTTCATCAACTGGCCTTGGAGCTCGGTATGGAGGCTCTCTTCGAGGTGCACGATGAGGAGGAGGTGGACGCGCTGCCCAAGAGTGCGCGGATTGTAGGAATCAACAGCCGTCGGTTCAAGGCACCTGTGGAATCCGGAGGATTCGTTGCTAAGGGAGAATCCTCGGAGAAGGACTTTAGTATCCGACTCGACACCTTTGAACTGGTGGATCGCTTGCCGGAGAACACGATTCGGGTCGCTGAGAGCGGTCTCGATGCCGGGAATATTGCCACGGTGAGTGAGAGATTTCAGGCGGCTCTCGTGGGAACCTCGATCCTACGCGATCCGGCCGGAATTCGCTTCGCCCTCGCCGCCTTTGAGGAATCTCTTTCTTCCTGATTATTTTATGAACTCCGAAGATTTTTCAATCGATCCCGAGACCCCGGACACGCCGTTCGATGTGTCGCTGCGACCCCCGATGTTCGAGGAATTCTGTGGGCAGACGAAGACGATCGAGCGTCTGTTGCTGATGGTCGAGGCGGCCCGTCAGCGGGACGAACCGCTCCAGCACATCCTGCTGAGCGGCCCTCCCGGTCTCGGTAAAACGACGCTAGCCTACATCCTGGGTAATGCCATGGAGGCCGAGGTTCGCACCACAAGTGGTCCGACGATCGAGAAGGCTGGCGATCTGGCCGGTCTGCTCACGACGATGCCGCGTGGAGGTGTCCTCTTCATTGACGAAATCCATCGCCTCCAACCTGCCATCGAGGAGTATCTCTACCCCGCGATGGAAGACTTCCGAGTCGATATCATGATCGACCAGGGACCGAATGCCCGGAGTGTGAGACTCAATCTGGCCCGCTTTACGCTGATCGGGGCCACCACGCGCGCTGGCATGATCAGTTCGCCGCTCCGTTCCCGATTCGGAATGAACTGCCGCCTCGATTACTACGAGGCCGAGGAACTTAGAAAGATCGTCCTGCGCACGGGTGGGCTACTTGGGATGACGATCGACGAGGAGGGAGCTCTCGAGGTGGCCCGACGCTCCCGCGGCACGCCCCGCATCGCTAATAATCTTCTCCGATGGGTAAGGGATTTCGCCCAAGTCCGCACCGGAGGAGTGGTGAACAAGGATTCCGCCTCCAAGGCGCTCGAGATGCTCGACATCGATGCTGAGGGCTTCGACGAGATGGATCTACGGATCATCGAGGCATTGATCCATAAATTCGGCGGTGGTCCCGTAGGGCTCAACTCCCTAGCGGTTGCTGTCGGAGAAGAGTCGGGAACTCTCGAGGATGTCCACGAGCCCTATCTGATCATGCAGGGCTATCTCTCTCGCACCCCGCAGGGACGTGTGGCGATGCCCAAGGCCTATGCAAAGCTCGGCCTTCCCGCGCCGAGGAATAAGGCCCCCGAGTCTCAACCGGACCTACTGCCGTAGGCGCCAGGAGAGACTATTGGGCTATTAGACTTTTAGACTGTTGGGTGTGGCACACAGAATTCTTTGAGCCAATAGTCCAATCTGCCAAAAGCCTAACAGTCCTGCTTCTATGAATCACCTCTCCACGTGCACCTCCCCCTACCTTCTGCAGCATGCGGAGAATCCTGTGGAGTGGTACCCATGGGGAGAGGAGGCGTTTGCTCGTGCCCGAGAGGAGCAGAAGCCGATCTTTCTCTCGATCGGCTACTCCACCTGCCACTGGTGCCATGTGATGGCTCACGAGTCGTTCGAGAATCCCGAGATCGCCGCCCTGATGAACGATCACTTCATCAACGTGAAACTCGACCGCGAGGAGCGTCCCGATGTCGACCGTCTCTATATGGCCTATGTGCAGGGGCTGACCGGCAGTGGCGGATGGCCGATGAGTGTCTGGCTCACGCCCGAACTGAAGCCCTTCTTCGGCGGCACCTACTTCCCGCCGGAGAATAGGCATGGTAGGGCCGGATTTCCCTCCGTACTCATGCAACTCTCTCAACTCTGGGAGCAAAGCAGGGAGAAGATCGAACAAGAGGCGACCCGTTCGCTGGAGGCCCTTCAAGCCAGCGCTCAGTTCGATGCAGCGACAGCGGCTAATCTCGAGGCACCTCTAGCAAGGGCCGCAGAGTATTTTCTGCGGACCTACGATGAGGAATGGGGAGGCTTCGGTTCGGCTCCTAAGTTTCCGCGCCCCTCGGTGCTCTATTTTCTGCTAAGGCAAGCCCGTTCTGAATCTTCGACTTCCAATCAGGAATTGCTACGCAGTGTTCTCGGGACGCTGGACCGAATGGCTGCGGGTGGAATCCATGACCATCTCGGAGGAGGCTTTCACCGCTACTCGGTCGACAGGGAGTGGCACGTGCCTCATTTCGAGAAAATGCTCTATGATCAGGCCCAGCTGGCCATCGCCTATCTGGAAGCCTGGCAAATGACCGGGGAAAAGCGACATGCCGAAGTCGTTCGCGATATCCTTAGCTATGTGCAGAGGGAGATGACATCTCCGGAGGGTGGCTTCTACTCGGCTGAAGATGCCGACAGTCTTATTAAGCAAGGCTCCACAGAGGATGCCGAAGGAGCCTTCTTTGTCTGGACCAAGGAGGAGATCGAGGCGGCACTCCCATCCGAAGAGGCTGCTCTTTTCTGTGAGCATTACGGCGTGAGGCCAGAGGGGAACGTGAATCCCTCAAGCGATCCTCACGGAGAGTTAACAGGAAAGAATGTGCTGATGATCATGGAACAGCAGGGTGTGATTTCTGAGGATGAAGGGGAGTCGCTTACCCGATCCCAGAAAATCCTTCTTGAAGTACGCTCCCGACGACCCCGACCTCATCTGGATGACAAGATCCTCTGCGCTTGGAACGGACTGATGATCTCCGCATTTGCCCGTGCTGGCGCGGCTTTGGCTGAGGTGAAGTATCTCGAGGCTGCCGTGAAGGCGGCGGAGTTCATCAAAGCACATCTGACTGATCCCCTCACCGGGGAACTTCGTCGCAGTTGGCGCGGTAGGAAGGTGCCTGAGACCGGCTTTGCCGAGGATTACGCCTTTCTGATCCAGGGATTGCTGGATCTCTACGAGGCGACCTTTGAGATAGGATGGCTTCAGTGGGCTGTGGACCTGCAAGCCATCATGAATCGTCTTTTCTGGGACGAAGCGGGGGGAGGTTACTTCAGCAGTGCCGAGGGGGATCCCCATCTACTTGTCCGAATGAAGGAGGACTATGACGGAGCCGAACCCTCGGCGAATTCGGTGGCTGGGCTCAATCTCCTCCGATTCTCACGTATGCTCGGTGATCCCGAGGCCGTAACTGCGGAGAAAGCTATGCGCATTTTTGCATTCTCCAGCCGCACGCTGGAGGGAATGCCCGCTGCGGTGCCTCAGCTCTTGGTGGCGCTCCAATACAGCCGGTCCTCTGGGCGACAGGTAGTCATTGCGGGAAAACCGGGAGCATCTGACACGGAGGCTCTCATTGCGTGGGCGAGGAGGGGATTTCATCCCGAGCAAGTCATCCTACTGGTAGGGGGAGCAGATGGAGGAGAAGGGCAGGCATGGCTAGCTGAAAGGATTCCTTCCATCGCCAACATGGGGCCTATCGAGGGTAAGGCCGCTCTCTACCGCTGCGAGAACTCCACCTGTTCAGCTCCAATTACGCTGTCGGAGTTGGAAAGTTCAGGAATCTTGGGTTAGTTTCATCAGCTCTAGACCCTCGACCTTCGTCTCTCTCAACTTTTTTCACTTTCCCACCTTTTACTTTTCACTAGCGCTCATGTTTTCCAGCCTCTCAGACAAACTCCAGCAGACCTTCAAGAGTCTCCGTGGTCATGGACGCCTCTCCGAGACGAACATCTCCGATGCCCTGCGCGAGGTACGAATGGCATTGCTCGATGCCGACGTTCATTTCGCGGTGGCGAAGGAGTTCATTGCCAAGGTCAAGGAGCGTGCCATGGGCGAGGAGGTCCTCAAGAGCGTCACCCCCGGTCAGCAGATCGTCAAAATCTTCCAGGACGAGCTGACTGAGTTGCTGGGCGGAGATGCTTCGCCGATCAATTTTGGCAAGCCGACCCGAATCCTAATCGTCGGTCTGAATGGCGCCGGAAAGACCACATCCTCGGCAAAGCTGGCTCGTCTGCTCAAGAATCCCGGTCTCTTCAGCACGATGAAGGGGGAGACCGCCCGCTCCCCGCTCCTGATCGCCCTCGATCTGGTCCGTCCTGCCGCCATTGACCAACTTGCCACGCTCGGCGATCAGATCGATGTTCCTGTTTTCCGTCCCGACCCTTCCGAGAAGGATGTCCTTGCAGTAGCCCGTCGTGCCCAGAGCTGGTGCGAGAGCCAAGGCGGCAATGTCGAGATCTACGACACCGCCGGACGTCGCGAAATTGACGATTCGTTGGTAGAGGAGTTGGTCCGGCTTAAGGAGCTGCTCCGTCCCCAGGAGATCCTGCTGGTCTGTGATGCTGCCACCGGCCAGCAGGCCGTGAGCGTCGCGGAGAAGTTCCATGCGGCCCTCGGTCTGACGGGGCTGATCCTGACCAAGCTCGACG
It encodes the following:
- a CDS encoding glycosyltransferase family 2 protein, translated to MISITIPIYNEHGAIEALFAKIKEVMDRLGRRYEVIFVNDGSTDGSGVMLDGLAAKNPEAKVVHFRRNFGQTAAMMAGFDHASGDVIIPMDGDYQNDPEDIPKMLAKLEEGYDVCSGWRRDRQDSAIQRNLPSMLANKLISALSGVKLHDFGCSLKAYRAEVVKDVRLYGEMHRFLPIYAKWHGARITEIPVNHFARTTGSSKYGLERVLKVILDLVTVKFLDKYMMKPMYLFGLWGCIFFVASAVFGVLTLWMRYKGYYFTATPLPMMTVFSFMTGILCVLLGLLAEMITRTFHESQNKSIYLVKQTRNFPQS
- the asnB gene encoding asparagine synthase (glutamine-hydrolyzing), translating into MCGIAGFVASRGTGDREVLERMTRALAHRGPDAEGYFIDEERGMHLGHRRLAIVDLSGGAQPMATSGGDLVIVFNGEIYNHRELRAQLQSKGYLFQSDHSDTEVLLEGYREWGEGMLERLNGMFAFAIFDKVHNKLFIARDRLGKKPLYWFQKDGVFAFASELTALMRHPSSPRNESAIALKKYFAYGYIPAPHSVIEGIGKLPGGWCGTLDLVSGQWVSRKWWEFRLEPSASEPTNAQCGIWAEELLEKLNGAVKRRLMADVPLGVFLSGGIDSSAIAALAARHLPAGRLRTFSVGFTDPSFDELPYAREAAAFIGSVHESEILDLARARELIPGLLARLDEPMGDGSLLPTWLLCGFTRRHVTVALGGDGGDELFAGYDPFKALHAADLYSSLVPRALHPAIRMLAARLPVSHANISLDFKIKRMLRGLSYDERLRLPVWMGPLEPRQIDEYFGDHTPPEELFSEAIAAWESAGEHADPVDRASQFFTRLYLQDDILAKVDRASMLHGLEARSPFLDLEVVDFARKLPHTVKLRGGTTKWILKKALEPVLPASILYRKKKGFGTPLGQWFREGGLVPEIPGGIAGNFVERALRSHRAGRGDERLFLWCQHVLGEWRKAVAAR
- a CDS encoding glycosyltransferase family 4 protein, producing the protein MRILILNYEHPPIGGGGGRLAAKVGAGLVARGHQVRVLTAGMPHLPPESVEQGMEIRRLRAFRKREDTCSVPEMAAWVALAIPAAIAEVRRWKPDVIHAHFAVPTGAVAWVASKLTGVPYVLTAHLGDVPGGVPEQTGRLFRWIKPFTVPIWKDAAATTAVSSFVAGLAEKAYGRLPQIILNGMEMSAPPTLEVHEPTRLLMAGRMSVQKNPLLTVQALGLLKDLSWLCTMIGDGPLLAEVKAEAVRLGILERIDFRGWASAEEVSAAMGNADILLIPSLSEGLPMVAVEALAHGLAIVGSRIGGLADVAHETEEHANARLFELAQGAEGFAAALQPLLLNSAALMKARTASLSMAAQFDIKHSLDQYQQLLISAVR
- a CDS encoding indole-3-glycerol phosphate synthase TrpC → MSAHSTPTILDRILADVQEEISDAKRLRSEADLRAMIADAPPVRSLPDALVQNFGLIAEIKACSPSVGAMRLENVAEAPDAYEESSVVRALSVLTNSRYFGGNMERLQEIRARVSKPVLRKDFMVSEYQIREARAFGADAILLMASVLDAPRLKGFHQLALELGMEALFEVHDEEEVDALPKSARIVGINSRRFKAPVESGGFVAKGESSEKDFSIRLDTFELVDRLPENTIRVAESGLDAGNIATVSERFQAALVGTSILRDPAGIRFALAAFEESLSS
- the ruvB gene encoding Holliday junction branch migration DNA helicase RuvB, coding for MNSEDFSIDPETPDTPFDVSLRPPMFEEFCGQTKTIERLLLMVEAARQRDEPLQHILLSGPPGLGKTTLAYILGNAMEAEVRTTSGPTIEKAGDLAGLLTTMPRGGVLFIDEIHRLQPAIEEYLYPAMEDFRVDIMIDQGPNARSVRLNLARFTLIGATTRAGMISSPLRSRFGMNCRLDYYEAEELRKIVLRTGGLLGMTIDEEGALEVARRSRGTPRIANNLLRWVRDFAQVRTGGVVNKDSASKALEMLDIDAEGFDEMDLRIIEALIHKFGGGPVGLNSLAVAVGEESGTLEDVHEPYLIMQGYLSRTPQGRVAMPKAYAKLGLPAPRNKAPESQPDLLP
- a CDS encoding thioredoxin domain-containing protein gives rise to the protein MNHLSTCTSPYLLQHAENPVEWYPWGEEAFARAREEQKPIFLSIGYSTCHWCHVMAHESFENPEIAALMNDHFINVKLDREERPDVDRLYMAYVQGLTGSGGWPMSVWLTPELKPFFGGTYFPPENRHGRAGFPSVLMQLSQLWEQSREKIEQEATRSLEALQASAQFDAATAANLEAPLARAAEYFLRTYDEEWGGFGSAPKFPRPSVLYFLLRQARSESSTSNQELLRSVLGTLDRMAAGGIHDHLGGGFHRYSVDREWHVPHFEKMLYDQAQLAIAYLEAWQMTGEKRHAEVVRDILSYVQREMTSPEGGFYSAEDADSLIKQGSTEDAEGAFFVWTKEEIEAALPSEEAALFCEHYGVRPEGNVNPSSDPHGELTGKNVLMIMEQQGVISEDEGESLTRSQKILLEVRSRRPRPHLDDKILCAWNGLMISAFARAGAALAEVKYLEAAVKAAEFIKAHLTDPLTGELRRSWRGRKVPETGFAEDYAFLIQGLLDLYEATFEIGWLQWAVDLQAIMNRLFWDEAGGGYFSSAEGDPHLLVRMKEDYDGAEPSANSVAGLNLLRFSRMLGDPEAVTAEKAMRIFAFSSRTLEGMPAAVPQLLVALQYSRSSGRQVVIAGKPGASDTEALIAWARRGFHPEQVILLVGGADGGEGQAWLAERIPSIANMGPIEGKAALYRCENSTCSAPITLSELESSGILG
- the ffh gene encoding signal recognition particle protein, with translation MFSSLSDKLQQTFKSLRGHGRLSETNISDALREVRMALLDADVHFAVAKEFIAKVKERAMGEEVLKSVTPGQQIVKIFQDELTELLGGDASPINFGKPTRILIVGLNGAGKTTSSAKLARLLKNPGLFSTMKGETARSPLLIALDLVRPAAIDQLATLGDQIDVPVFRPDPSEKDVLAVARRAQSWCESQGGNVEIYDTAGRREIDDSLVEELVRLKELLRPQEILLVCDAATGQQAVSVAEKFHAALGLTGLILTKLDGDARGGAALSLRSVTGQPIKFAGVGEKVEQFEPFYPDRLASRILGMGDIVSLVEKAAEVVEVEEMSRLEAKMKNASFDLEDFLSQLRMIRRMGPLENLLGMIPGAANLPSLAVNGKELQRVEAIILSMTPGERKRPDILNARRRQRIARGSGNSVTEVNNLLLRFGQMKKLAKNTGKMKKMMSRFASGGMSGLSPNQPLPNRIPWQ